The sequence below is a genomic window from Micromonospora aurantiaca ATCC 27029.
ATCCGCGTTCGTACGGGTTTTTGGGAACGCTTCCACGAGCACGATCACGCAATTCCGATCCCCCTCGTACTCTTGACGTCACTGCATCTCGCGGAACCTGACCTTTGCCATATCCCGCGCGAATACACCCTCGGAGCCGTCGCCGTGCCGACCAACCCCGCCGCCCCGGAGACCGGGCCGGAGCCGACCGACACCCGTCCCACCAGCCCTTCCATCGACGTACCGGCTGTGCCGCTGCCCGGTGTGCCGGCACCCGCGGCCGAGCTGGCCCGCGACGCCGCGGGCCGGGCCGCCGAGGCGCTCGCCGGACCGGCGCCGGTCCGGCTCGGCGACGTGGTGCCGGCGCCCGAGCACGTGCGCCCGGACCCGGCCGGCGACTTCACGCTGAGCGCGGACGCGGTGCTGCGGGTCAGCCCCGCCGGGCGGGACGTGGCCGAACAGCTCGCCGGCTGGCTGCGCCCGGCCACCGGCTTCCCGCTCCCGGTCGCCGACACCGGCGAGGACGGCCCGCTGACGCTCACGCTGTCCGCGGCGGTTCCCGCCCGGCCCGGCGAGCCGGACGACGCGCGGCTCGGAGACGAGGGCTACCGCCTCGACGTGACCACCGGCGGCGTCCGGATCACCGCCGCCACCCCGGCCGGGCTGTTCCACGGCGCGCAGACGCTGCGGCAGCTGCTACCCGCGCCGATCGAGAGCCCGACCGCCGTCGCCGCGCGCTGGGCGGTACCCGGCGGCACGATCGTCGACCGGCCGCGCTTCCCCTACCGGGGCGCGATGCTCGACGTCGCCCGCCACTTCTTCGCGGTCGAGGACGTGCTGCGGGTGGTCGACCACCTGGCCCGCTACAAGCTCAACCACCTGCACCTGCACCTCACCGACGACCAGGGCTGGCGGATCGCCGTCGACTCCTGGCCACGGCTCGCCGAGGTCGGCGGCACGACAGCGGTCGGCGGCGGCCCCGGCGGCTGGTACACACGTGACGACTACCGCCGCATCGTCGCGTACGCCGCCCGCCGCCACGTCACAGTGGTGCCCGAGATCGACCTGCCGGGCCACACCAACGCGGCGCTCGTCGCGTACCCCGAACTGGCGCCCGGCAAGATCGCGCCACCGCCGTACACCGGCACCGAGGTCGGCTTCAGCTTCGTCGACCCCGCCGACGAGCGGACGTACGCCTTCGTCGCGGACGTGGTCGGCGAGGTGGCCGCGTCGACGCCCGGGCCGTGGCTGCACCTCGGCGGCGACGAGGCGTTCAAGGTGCCGGCCGACAGCTACCGCTCCTTCGTGGAGCGGGCGCAGCGGCTGGTGGCCGCCACCGGCAAGACCGTCGTCGGCTGGCACCAGCTCGCCCCGGCCGCACACGTCGACGGGCGCGTCCTGCAGTGGTGGGGCACGAACGGTGACGACCCGGAGACCGCCGACGCGGTACGCCGTGGCGCCCGGCTGATCCTCTCCCCCGGCAACCACGCGTACCTGGACATGAAGTACGCCCCGGACACCCCGATCGGACACGACTGGGCCGGTCTGATCGACGTGCGCCGGGCGTACGAGTGGGATCCGGGCAGCCACGTGCGGGGCGTACCGGCCGAGGCGGTGCTGGGTGTGGAGGCGCCGCTGTGGACCGAGTCGATCACGACGCCGGCCGAGGTCGAGTTCATGCTCTTCCCGCGCCTGCCCGCCGTCGCCGAACTCGGCTGGTCACCGCGCGAGACGCACGACTGGTCCCGGTTCCGCAGCCGGCTGGCCGCACACGGCCCGCGCTGGTTCACAGCTGGCATCGCCTTCCACCCCTCCCCCGAGATCCCCTGGCCCACCACCCCAGCCCAGATCCCCACCCAGCCCACCCCCACCCCCACGCCCACGCCCACCTCCCCCACCACCCCCTGACCGCACACCGGGGCGCCGAACCCCGTCGATCATGAAGTTGACGGCGACAAACCGGACACAAAACGCCGTCAACTTCATGATCGACGCCCTCATCCCCGGGCGGCGACATCCAGCCGCCCCTCGCCGTCGCGCACTCCCTCCCGAGCGCCCCGAGCGCCCCGAGCACCCCGAGCACCCCGAGCACCCCGAGCACCCCGAAGATCTTGGTACGGAACGGCCCTCGGAGGGGCGCCGATCTACCAAGATCTCGAAGCTCACCCCGCCCAGAGCCCGACATCGGGCACCAAGGCGACTCACCCCCCTCCCATCGGACCGGTGATCAAGGAGTTTGTGCCCGGTGCACGGCCTCAGACGGACACAAACTCCTTGATCAACGGGGTGGGGGGTTGGGGGGAGCCCTCGAGGTGGCCGGGCCGGGGTGGCTGCGGCGAGGGCGGGCGGGGTTCGGTGTCGGCGGCAGCCCTGATGGGCTCGGTGTCCGGATCCGGGGTGGTCGGGGTCACCCGTGAGGTGGAATCGGGGGTGGGTGCGGGGCGTTGTACATGGCAGACCGCGCCGCACCCGCCGACCGCCCGCCCCCTCGGGCCGGGAATCAGGCCGGGACGCCGGTCGTTACATCCCCGGAGCCGCAGAGCAGGCCGACAGCGCCTGTCGAGCCGGCCCCACCGCCGGGCAGCGCCCCCGGGAATGACCCCGGACCCCGGTCGTTACATCCCCGAGCCGCCGGAGCAGGCCGACCCCCTGGCCGCCCGTGCAGGCCACCGGCCCGACGCACATACCGGGCCACCTGATCTTTATTCGCGGCATCCCCCATCGCCGCGTACCCCCGACAGAGAGGCAACTGATCATGGCTACCACTCTGCTGCGCAAGACCGCTCTGACCGTCGCCGGTATCGCCGCCACCGCCGGTGGCATCGCCGGCCCCGCCATCGCCGCCCAGGCCACCCCGGCCGAGCGCGCCGCCCAGGTCGTCACCACCGACCGCAAGCACGGCGAGCGTGAGCTGGACGTGCGCTACGAGGCGCAGCCCAACTTCTACTTCTGTGGCCCGGCCGCGGCCCGTAACGCGCTGAGCGTGCAGGGCAAGAACATCGACGTGGACGCCATGGCCAAGGAGATGGGCACCACCGAGGCCGGCACCAACTCCATCAACGACATCACGCCGGTGCTCAACAAGGAGACCGGTAAGGACGTCTACAAGTCGACCGAGATCCCGGTGGACAAGGTCGGTGACAAGGTGGAGAAGCTTCGTGCCGACGTGGTGCGCACTGTGGACGACGGCCGGGCCGTGGTGGCGAACATCGCCGGCACCGCGACCGACACCGACGGCACCACCCACTCGTTCGAGGGTGGCCACTACATCAGCGTGGTCGGCTACCGCGACGGCGGCAAGGTCGTGACGATCGCCGACTCGGCGAACCCGGACCAGGCCTCCTACCGGATCGACGTGGACGAGCTCGCCCGCTGGATCGCCAGCCGCGGCTACAGCTCCTGACCGAGTGACCATGGCGAAGGGCCCGACCCCGGAACGGGGGTCGGGCCCTTCGGCGTGTCCGGGGTCAGCGGTCAGCCGCCGGAGTCGTCCAGCTCCGCGCCGTCGGGCGGGGTGTCGTCGTCGCGGCTGGCCAGCCAGCCGTCGGGCAGGAAGACCTTGCCCGGGGAGTTGGTGCGGCCGCGCGGCTGGCCGAGGTTCTCCACCGGGAACGGTACGGCCGGGTCGAGCTTGCCGAGCAGGTCGTCGAGCTGCGCCAGGCTCTCGATCATGGCGAGCGAGCGGCGCAGTTCGCTGCCGATCGGGAAGCCCTTCAGGTACCAGGCGACGTGCTTGCGGAAGTCGGTGCAGCCGTCCCGCTCGCCACGGGCCGGGTTGCGCGCGCCCGCCACGAACTGCTCCACCAGCAGCTCGGCGTGCCGCCGCATGGTCACCGCCACCTCGCCGAGGCTCGGTAGCCGCCGCTCGGCGCTCCCGTTGAACGCGGCCTCCAGGTCGGCGAACAGCCACGGCCGGCCCAGGCAGCCGCGCCCGATCACCACGCCGTCGACGCCGGTGTGCGCGACCATCCGCAGCGCGTCGTCGGCCTCCCAGATGTCGCCGTTGCCGAGCACCGGCACGTCGAGCGCCGACTTGAGCGTGGCGATCGCATCCCAGTCGGCGGTGCCGGAGTAGCGCTGCGCGGCCGTACGCCCGTGCAGGGCGACCGCCGCGACGCCCGCGTCCTGGGCCGCCAGCCCCGCCTCGACGTACGTCAGGTGGTCGTCGTCGATGCCCTTGCGCATCTTGACGGTGACCGGCACCCCGGCGGGTGACGCGGCGTCCACCGCGGCCCTGACCAGCCGGGCGAACAGCCGGCGGCGCCACGGCAGGGCCGAGCCGCCGCCCCGGCGGGTCACCTTGGGCACCGGGCAGCCGAAGTTCAGGTCGATGTGGTCGGCCAGGTCGCGCTCGACCACGATCCGCACGGCGGCGGCGGTGATCTCCGGGTCGGTGCCGTAGAGCTGGAGGCTGCGGGGCTTCTCCTCGGCGCCGAAGGCGATCATGCGCAGCGTCTTCGGGTTCCGCTCGACGAGCGCGCGGGTGGTGATCATCTCGCAGACGTAGATGCCGCCGCCCTGCTCACGGCAGAGCCGGCGGAAGCCGACGTTGGTGATCCCGGCCATCGGCGCGAGCACCACCGGCGGCCACACCCGGTGCGGGCCGATGGTCAACGCGGGCAGGGTCGGGGCAGTCACCGCACAA
It includes:
- a CDS encoding beta-N-acetylhexosaminidase, which gives rise to MPTNPAAPETGPEPTDTRPTSPSIDVPAVPLPGVPAPAAELARDAAGRAAEALAGPAPVRLGDVVPAPEHVRPDPAGDFTLSADAVLRVSPAGRDVAEQLAGWLRPATGFPLPVADTGEDGPLTLTLSAAVPARPGEPDDARLGDEGYRLDVTTGGVRITAATPAGLFHGAQTLRQLLPAPIESPTAVAARWAVPGGTIVDRPRFPYRGAMLDVARHFFAVEDVLRVVDHLARYKLNHLHLHLTDDQGWRIAVDSWPRLAEVGGTTAVGGGPGGWYTRDDYRRIVAYAARRHVTVVPEIDLPGHTNAALVAYPELAPGKIAPPPYTGTEVGFSFVDPADERTYAFVADVVGEVAASTPGPWLHLGGDEAFKVPADSYRSFVERAQRLVAATGKTVVGWHQLAPAAHVDGRVLQWWGTNGDDPETADAVRRGARLILSPGNHAYLDMKYAPDTPIGHDWAGLIDVRRAYEWDPGSHVRGVPAEAVLGVEAPLWTESITTPAEVEFMLFPRLPAVAELGWSPRETHDWSRFRSRLAAHGPRWFTAGIAFHPSPEIPWPTTPAQIPTQPTPTPTPTPTSPTTP
- a CDS encoding C39 family peptidase codes for the protein MATTLLRKTALTVAGIAATAGGIAGPAIAAQATPAERAAQVVTTDRKHGERELDVRYEAQPNFYFCGPAAARNALSVQGKNIDVDAMAKEMGTTEAGTNSINDITPVLNKETGKDVYKSTEIPVDKVGDKVEKLRADVVRTVDDGRAVVANIAGTATDTDGTTHSFEGGHYISVVGYRDGGKVVTIADSANPDQASYRIDVDELARWIASRGYSS
- the dusB gene encoding tRNA dihydrouridine synthase DusB is translated as MTAPTLPALTIGPHRVWPPVVLAPMAGITNVGFRRLCREQGGGIYVCEMITTRALVERNPKTLRMIAFGAEEKPRSLQLYGTDPEITAAAVRIVVERDLADHIDLNFGCPVPKVTRRGGGSALPWRRRLFARLVRAAVDAASPAGVPVTVKMRKGIDDDHLTYVEAGLAAQDAGVAAVALHGRTAAQRYSGTADWDAIATLKSALDVPVLGNGDIWEADDALRMVAHTGVDGVVIGRGCLGRPWLFADLEAAFNGSAERRLPSLGEVAVTMRRHAELLVEQFVAGARNPARGERDGCTDFRKHVAWYLKGFPIGSELRRSLAMIESLAQLDDLLGKLDPAVPFPVENLGQPRGRTNSPGKVFLPDGWLASRDDDTPPDGAELDDSGG